Proteins co-encoded in one Coregonus clupeaformis isolate EN_2021a chromosome 17, ASM2061545v1, whole genome shotgun sequence genomic window:
- the LOC121585832 gene encoding phosphatidylinositol 4-phosphate 5-kinase type-1 alpha-like produces MHTPKYSLGNEDLIELSNSGASGSQFYVSSDDQFLIKTVQHKEAKFLQQLLPGYFMNLHQNKRTLLPKFYGLYCIQAGGKNICIVVMNNLLPHAVRMHLKYDLKGSTYKRRASAKERDKAVPTFKDLDFIQDLPDGLLLEADNYNALSETIKRDCLLLQSFEIMDYSLLVGIHNLERAAREQAGEKAGGAADQRRPRLQIQKSLYCATIEAIQGEVHSKGALDTEDHMGGIPACNSKGERMLVYIGIIDILQSYRFVKKIEHSWKALVHDGDTVSVHRPSFYSDRFQRFICNTVFKNIPLKTSPSKKSQVGTEGGLRRANTAGSRTSPFSQPSSSSLGVPHSPETETEGQTETEGDIDMIDTRGGRKCLKVDKPVASTSADPKALEVLKLRAELQAEKDKNNVLLDTITSLKVFLESQLASLRGSDQQEATCSNQSGTPAARLNQPGHSSSSSSSVSEEENLPKQKKNKK; encoded by the exons ATGCACACACCGAAA TACTCTCTGGGTAATGAGGATCTGATTGAGCTGTCCAACTCTGGAGCCAGTGGATCTCAGTTCTATGTCTCCAGCGATGATCAGTTCCTCATTAAGACTGTGCAGCACAAAGAGGCTAAGTTCTTACAACAACTACTGCCTGGCTACTTCATG AACCTACACCAGAACAAGAGAACATTGCTGCCTAAGTTCTACGGTCTGTACTGCATCCAGGCGGGGGGCAAGAACATCTGCATCGTTGTCATGAACAACCTGCTTCCGCACGCCGTGCGCATGCACCTCAAGTACGACCTGAAGGGCTCCACCTATAAGAGACGGGCCTCAGCTAAGGAGCGGGACAAGGCCGTGCCCACCTTCAAAGACCTGGACTTCATCCAGGACCTGCCTGATGGACTGCTGCTGGAGGCAGACAACTACAACGCCCTCAGCGAGACCATCAAGAGAGACTGCCTG CTGCTGCAGAGCTTTGAGATCATGGACTACAGCCTGCTGGTGGGGATCCACAACCTGGAGCGGGCAGCTCGGGAGCAGGCTGGAGAGAAGGCAGGAGGGGCTGCAGACCAGAGGAGGCCCCGTCTGCAGATCCAGAAGTCCCTCTACTGCGCCACCATAGAGGCCATCCAGGGAGAGGTGCACAGCAAGGGAGCCCTGGACACTGAGGACCA CATGGGGGGTATCCCAGCATGCAACTCCAAGGGGGAGAGGATGCTAGTGTATATCGGCATAATCGACATTCTGCAGTCCTACAG ATTTGTGAAGAAGATTGAACACTCATGGAAAGCTCTGGTCCACGACGGG GATACAGTGTCAGTACACAGACCAAGCTTCTACTCAGACCGCTTTCAGCGGTTCATCTGCAATACGGTCTTTAAAAATATTCCAT tgAAGACGTCCCCATCTAAGAAGAGCCAAGTAGGGACCGAGGGGGGCCTACGGAGGGCCAATACAGCCGGGTCCAGAACCTCTCCATTCTCCCagcccagcagcagcagcctagGTGTTCCACACagcccagagacagagacagagggacagacagagacagagggagacatcg ACATGATAGACACCAGAGGTGGCAGGAAATGCCTAAAAGTTGACAAGCCTGTTGCTAGCACTAGTG CTGACCCAAAGGCCCTTGAAGTCCTAAAGCTGAGAGCTGAGCTACAGGCAGAAAAAGACAAGAACAATGTGCTGCTGGACACCATAACCAGCTTGAAGGTCTTCCTCGAAAGCCAGCTGGCTTCCCTAAGAG GGTCTGACCAGCAGGAGGCTACGTGCTCAAATCAGTCAGGGACTCCAGCAGCGAGGTTGAATCAACCAGGGCACTCGTCCTCATCATCTTCCTCTGTCTCTGAGGAGGAAAATCTACCAAAGcagaagaaaaataaaaaataa